One Cohnella candidum genomic region harbors:
- a CDS encoding MBL fold metallo-hydrolase codes for MAKRYVNADGSSNIKSFAQLRQWQKERRAKKKDLSFAVPRVEPDTALLARNREKPTVTFIGHSTFLVQLGGLNIVTDPVWASKMGFASRLTPPGVPIEALPPIDVVILSHAHYDHLHLDSLRRLPGDFVSLVPEGLGRWFRRKGFRRVEEFSWWSEKAIGGVTFGFVPAKHWTRRTPWDTNTSHWGGWVMRHGADCLYFAGDSGYAGLFREIGEKYGDIRVALIPIGAYEPEWFMRDSHMSPEEAVQTFADVGAGYFVPMHYDAFRLADDTPKEALDRLHAEWEKRGLSPDKLWTMKLGQTIEW; via the coding sequence ATGGCGAAAAGATATGTAAACGCGGATGGATCTTCCAATATCAAGTCGTTTGCGCAGTTGCGCCAGTGGCAGAAGGAGCGGCGGGCGAAGAAAAAGGACTTGTCGTTCGCGGTGCCGCGCGTCGAGCCGGATACCGCGCTGCTTGCCCGCAACCGGGAAAAGCCGACCGTGACGTTCATCGGGCACTCGACGTTCCTCGTTCAACTCGGCGGGTTGAACATCGTAACGGACCCCGTATGGGCGTCGAAAATGGGATTCGCGTCGCGGCTGACGCCGCCCGGCGTTCCGATCGAGGCTTTGCCGCCAATCGATGTCGTCATCCTGTCGCACGCGCACTATGACCACCTTCATCTGGACAGCCTGCGCCGCCTTCCCGGGGACTTCGTCTCGCTCGTACCGGAGGGCCTCGGCCGCTGGTTCCGCCGCAAGGGCTTCCGCCGTGTCGAGGAATTCTCCTGGTGGTCCGAGAAAGCCATCGGCGGCGTCACGTTCGGCTTCGTGCCCGCCAAGCATTGGACGAGGCGGACGCCGTGGGATACGAACACGTCGCATTGGGGCGGCTGGGTGATGCGTCATGGCGCGGACTGCCTGTATTTCGCCGGTGACAGCGGCTATGCCGGCCTGTTTCGCGAAATCGGCGAGAAGTACGGCGACATCCGCGTCGCCCTGATTCCGATCGGGGCGTACGAGCCGGAATGGTTCATGCGCGACTCGCACATGTCGCCGGAAGAAGCGGTGCAAACCTTCGCCGACGTGGGGGCCGGCTATTTCGTGCCGATGCATTACGATGCTTTCCGGCTGGCGGACGATACGCCGAAAGAGGCGCTGGACCGACTGCATGCCGAATGGGAAAAGCGCGGACTGTCGCCGGACAAGCTGTGGACGATGAAGCTGGGACAAACGATCGAGTGGTGA
- a CDS encoding ATP-binding protein: protein MAFVLVALWSVAVLLLLVDGRSPASRLLAAVCFFGGAGALASLLDSTLNPSESSGLYAVQAASSVASYYGVPYFFALFALAYRPVPMPREWRKWLPLLLFLPVAGCLLLTPGYTETFPISFRVAVWWAVPYLLGGSSLILTKRSTYRGFDRTHGVVCLAVLPPALFFMTLNYLLPSLGYLRMYVYNTLMVLLGFGIFLVGLFTYGFLGVRLAIDRRRIDSTLRAVTSGTAILNHAIKNDVGKMRLFGDKIRAYAEATDQPELLEDIRTVLAASGHIQEMISRVHHRTEDLAIRPSATDLGVLLRDTVRSFGPRLQGIVVNESVPEGWVCRIDGAQVGEAIQNVVANAADAMEGGGKLGVRLFETKRDWRVEISDTGRGMDKKQLARALEPFHTTKSGQGLHFGLGLPYAYHVMRKHGGELLLRSAPGAGTTVCFVLPKRAVGVHRAAVSLAERRNADS, encoded by the coding sequence ATGGCGTTCGTGCTGGTCGCGCTTTGGAGCGTCGCGGTTCTGCTGCTCCTCGTGGACGGGCGTTCTCCGGCTTCGCGCCTTCTCGCTGCCGTCTGTTTTTTCGGGGGAGCCGGCGCCCTGGCCTCGCTGCTGGACAGCACGCTCAATCCGAGCGAGAGCAGCGGGCTTTACGCGGTTCAGGCGGCTTCCTCGGTGGCTTCCTATTACGGAGTTCCCTATTTTTTCGCGTTGTTCGCATTGGCTTACCGCCCCGTTCCGATGCCGCGGGAATGGCGCAAATGGCTGCCTTTGCTGTTGTTTCTACCTGTCGCGGGCTGCCTTCTGTTGACGCCCGGTTACACCGAAACCTTTCCGATTTCATTCCGCGTCGCCGTATGGTGGGCAGTGCCGTATTTGCTTGGGGGCTCCTCGCTCATCCTGACCAAACGATCCACCTACCGGGGATTCGACCGGACGCACGGCGTCGTCTGCCTGGCGGTGCTGCCGCCCGCATTGTTTTTCATGACGCTGAACTACTTGCTGCCGAGCCTCGGGTACTTACGCATGTACGTTTACAACACGTTGATGGTCCTGCTCGGCTTCGGCATTTTCCTCGTCGGCTTGTTCACTTACGGATTCCTGGGCGTGCGGCTTGCCATAGACAGAAGACGGATCGATTCCACGCTGCGAGCGGTCACCTCGGGCACGGCTATCCTGAATCACGCGATCAAAAACGACGTCGGCAAAATGCGGCTGTTCGGAGACAAGATCCGCGCCTACGCGGAAGCGACGGACCAGCCGGAGCTGCTCGAGGACATCCGGACCGTTCTGGCGGCGTCCGGGCACATCCAGGAAATGATCTCCCGCGTGCACCATCGGACCGAAGATTTGGCGATCCGGCCGTCCGCGACGGATTTGGGCGTTCTGCTCCGGGACACCGTTCGGTCGTTCGGGCCGAGGCTGCAGGGGATCGTCGTGAACGAATCCGTGCCGGAGGGCTGGGTCTGCCGGATCGACGGAGCGCAAGTCGGCGAGGCGATCCAGAACGTCGTCGCGAACGCGGCGGACGCGATGGAGGGCGGAGGAAAACTCGGCGTGCGGCTGTTCGAGACCAAACGCGACTGGCGCGTCGAAATTTCGGATACCGGACGGGGCATGGACAAAAAACAGCTGGCCCGGGCGCTGGAGCCGTTCCATACGACGAAATCGGGACAGGGGCTCCATTTTGGGCTGGGTCTTCCGTACGCTTACCATGTCATGCGCAAACATGGAGGAGAGCTGCTGCTGAGAAGCGCACCCGGCGCCGGGACGACCGTGTGCTTCGTGCTTCCGAAACGCGCGGTCGGCGTCCATCGGGCTGCCGTTTCTTTAGCGGAGAGGAGGAATGCGGATTCCTGA
- a CDS encoding alpha/beta fold hydrolase has translation MHCELSQGSIHYETFGEGKPILVLHAMGTDHRAMSAWMEPIFDGTADWKRIYCDLPAHGKSRIDPSVRGTEDFLAMLLEFVDRVLPDERFAIAGMSYGGLLAQGIIHHRPERIDGICLIAPNVQLAEGERDLPAKRVLEKDDTLLATLEPDIRTAFETLFILQNERSFRAFLEQIQPGRELADRNFLGSDWRKHHYFFREAPTIHTEVSKQPALIVLGKHDSIAGYGDQLRLAERFLHATTAVLDQTGHMIPIECTALLKSLTIDWLDRMAKRQKGSSVSI, from the coding sequence ATGCATTGCGAGTTGTCGCAAGGTTCGATCCATTATGAAACGTTCGGTGAAGGAAAGCCGATTCTCGTCCTTCACGCCATGGGGACCGATCATCGGGCGATGAGCGCTTGGATGGAGCCCATATTCGACGGAACCGCCGACTGGAAAAGAATTTACTGCGATCTGCCCGCGCATGGGAAAAGCCGGATCGATCCGTCGGTCCGAGGCACGGAAGATTTCCTCGCCATGCTGCTCGAATTCGTTGACCGGGTGCTTCCCGACGAACGGTTCGCGATCGCCGGCATGTCCTACGGAGGGTTGCTCGCACAAGGAATTATACACCATCGGCCGGAACGAATCGACGGGATTTGTTTGATCGCGCCGAACGTGCAATTGGCCGAAGGGGAACGCGACCTGCCCGCCAAAAGGGTTCTTGAAAAAGACGATACGCTGTTGGCGACACTGGAGCCGGACATCCGAACGGCGTTCGAAACGCTGTTCATCCTTCAGAACGAACGAAGCTTCCGCGCTTTCCTGGAGCAGATCCAACCCGGCCGAGAGCTTGCGGACCGGAACTTCCTCGGATCCGATTGGCGGAAACACCATTATTTCTTCCGCGAGGCGCCGACGATCCATACGGAAGTTTCGAAGCAGCCGGCGCTGATCGTTCTGGGCAAGCATGACTCCATTGCCGGGTACGGCGATCAGCTCCGCTTAGCCGAACGGTTTCTCCACGCCACCACCGCGGTCCTCGACCAAACCGGCCACATGATCCCGATCGAGTGCACCGCATTGTTAAAAAGCTTGACCATAGATTGGCTAGACAGGATGGCCAAGCGTCAGAAGGGCAGCTCCGTTTCCATATAA
- a CDS encoding ABC transporter ATP-binding protein, whose protein sequence is MFRLFRFLKPYGWTVSAVLLFVLLQSLAELYLPTLMSDIIDKGVVTQDIPYIWRIGGFMLLVTAGGAAVAVCASFLSSKASAGFGRIVREKVFGHVEKFSLQEFDKIGTASLITRTTNDINQVQQVLMMMLRMMVMAPMMCIGGIIMAVSKDPTLSLVLVAIIPILGGAIFLIAGRGIPYFKVMQKKLDRLNLVLRESLTGIRVVRAFNRIDHETRRFDDANRDLTDTAVKVNQIMAFMWPVMMLIINFSSIAILWFGGLRINSGHIQVGDLMAFIQYAMQIMFSLMMVSMMFVMVPRASASAARINEVLDTAPLINNLPGARDEARNAGTVEFDNVSFSYPGAEQPALEGITFTAKPGEVTAIIGGTGSGKSTLLSLIPRFYDTDEGAIRVGGTDVRELTQESLRSLIGLVPQKAVLFTGTIGDNIRYGKEDAEEEEVRRAAEIAQATEFIGGMADGFDSVISQGGTNVSGGQKQRLSIARAIVRRPKIYLFDDSFSALDFKTDAKLRAALRKETADATVLIVAQRVSTVMDADRILVLDNGRIVGSGTHRELLEHNEVYREIVESQLSEEEIA, encoded by the coding sequence ATGTTCCGTTTGTTCCGTTTTTTGAAGCCTTACGGCTGGACGGTCTCCGCCGTGCTGCTGTTCGTTTTGCTGCAGTCGCTGGCGGAGCTTTACCTGCCGACGCTCATGTCGGACATCATCGACAAAGGCGTGGTCACGCAGGACATTCCTTATATTTGGCGGATCGGCGGCTTCATGCTGCTCGTGACGGCCGGGGGGGCGGCGGTGGCCGTCTGCGCGAGCTTTTTGTCTTCCAAAGCGTCCGCGGGCTTCGGCCGCATCGTCCGGGAAAAAGTGTTCGGGCACGTCGAGAAATTTTCGCTGCAGGAGTTCGATAAGATCGGCACGGCATCCCTGATCACCCGTACGACCAACGACATCAACCAGGTGCAGCAGGTGCTCATGATGATGCTCCGCATGATGGTCATGGCACCGATGATGTGCATCGGCGGCATCATCATGGCCGTTTCCAAGGATCCGACGTTATCGCTCGTGCTCGTGGCGATCATTCCGATTCTGGGCGGCGCGATTTTCCTGATCGCCGGGCGAGGCATTCCGTATTTCAAAGTCATGCAGAAAAAGCTGGACCGGCTCAATCTGGTGCTTCGGGAGTCTCTCACGGGCATCCGGGTCGTGCGGGCGTTTAACCGCATCGATCACGAGACGAGAAGGTTCGACGACGCCAACCGGGACTTGACCGACACCGCGGTGAAGGTCAACCAAATCATGGCGTTCATGTGGCCGGTCATGATGCTCATCATCAACTTTTCTTCAATTGCCATCCTGTGGTTCGGCGGATTGCGCATCAACAGCGGCCACATCCAGGTCGGCGATTTGATGGCGTTCATCCAGTACGCCATGCAAATCATGTTTTCTCTCATGATGGTATCCATGATGTTCGTCATGGTGCCCCGGGCTTCGGCATCCGCGGCGCGCATCAACGAGGTGCTGGACACCGCTCCCCTCATCAACAACCTGCCGGGCGCCCGCGATGAAGCACGGAATGCAGGCACCGTCGAGTTCGACAACGTAAGCTTCAGCTATCCTGGCGCCGAACAGCCGGCGCTCGAAGGCATCACTTTCACGGCGAAGCCGGGGGAAGTGACCGCGATCATCGGCGGCACGGGTTCGGGCAAATCGACGCTGCTCAGCCTCATCCCCAGGTTCTACGATACGGACGAAGGCGCTATCCGCGTCGGCGGAACCGACGTGCGGGAGCTGACGCAGGAATCGCTGCGTTCCCTCATCGGATTGGTGCCTCAGAAAGCTGTCCTGTTCACCGGCACGATCGGCGACAATATCCGGTACGGCAAAGAGGACGCCGAGGAAGAAGAAGTCCGCCGCGCGGCGGAAATCGCGCAGGCGACGGAATTTATCGGCGGCATGGCGGACGGCTTCGACTCCGTCATTTCGCAGGGCGGTACGAACGTCTCCGGCGGCCAGAAGCAGCGGCTTTCGATCGCCCGGGCGATCGTCCGCCGTCCGAAAATTTATCTGTTCGACGACAGCTTCTCCGCGCTCGATTTCAAGACGGACGCGAAGCTGCGTGCCGCGCTCCGCAAAGAAACGGCGGACGCGACCGTGCTGATCGTCGCCCAGCGGGTGTCCACCGTCATGGACGCGGACCGTATTCTCGTGCTCGATAACGGCCGCATCGTCGGAAGCGGCACGCACCGCGAGCTTCTCGAGCACAACGAAGTCTACCGGGAAATCGTCGAATCCCAGCTGTCGGAGGAGGAGATCGCATGA
- a CDS encoding lipoate--protein ligase yields the protein MRFLDNGNIHDPALNLALEEYALRSLPAEHDYLLFYVNEPSIIIGKNQNTAEEVNEEYVRNNGIHVVRRLSGGGAVYHDLGNLNFSFITKDDGKSFHNFRKFTEPVVSALRKLGVEAELTGRNDLQVGERKISGNAQFASKGRMFSHGTLLFYSEVDAIVSALNVNPAKFESKATKSVRSRVANISEFLKEPMTLDTFKRFLLKSIFGEGHIPRYELTEADWEAVRRLADERYRNWEWNYGRSPSFNVRQVKRIEGAGTYDVRLDVVDGVIREASVFGDFFGTVDVSEVTDKLAGVRYERGAIREALEGVDLKPVFGPVDREEWLSLLL from the coding sequence ATGAGATTTCTCGACAACGGCAACATTCACGACCCTGCTCTCAACCTGGCCTTGGAGGAATACGCGCTGCGAAGCCTTCCGGCGGAGCATGACTACCTGCTTTTCTACGTTAACGAACCGTCCATCATCATCGGCAAAAACCAAAACACCGCCGAAGAAGTGAACGAGGAGTACGTGCGGAACAACGGGATCCACGTGGTGCGCAGGCTGTCCGGCGGCGGCGCCGTTTACCACGACTTAGGTAACCTGAATTTCAGCTTCATCACCAAGGACGACGGCAAGTCGTTCCACAACTTCCGCAAGTTCACCGAGCCGGTCGTCTCAGCGCTCCGCAAGCTTGGCGTCGAAGCCGAATTGACCGGACGCAACGACCTGCAGGTCGGCGAACGCAAAATATCGGGCAACGCCCAATTCGCTTCCAAAGGCCGCATGTTCAGCCACGGCACGCTGCTGTTCTACTCGGAGGTCGACGCGATCGTTTCCGCGCTGAACGTGAACCCGGCCAAATTCGAGTCCAAAGCGACCAAATCGGTGCGCAGCCGGGTGGCCAACATCTCGGAATTTTTGAAGGAACCGATGACGCTGGATACTTTCAAGCGTTTTCTGCTCAAGTCGATCTTCGGCGAAGGACATATCCCCCGTTACGAGCTGACCGAAGCCGATTGGGAGGCCGTACGCCGGCTCGCCGACGAGCGCTACCGGAACTGGGAATGGAACTACGGCCGCTCGCCCTCCTTCAACGTCCGGCAGGTCAAACGGATCGAAGGCGCAGGCACGTACGATGTCCGTTTGGACGTCGTGGACGGCGTCATTCGGGAAGCTTCCGTCTTCGGCGATTTCTTCGGCACGGTCGACGTAAGCGAAGTGACGGACAAGCTGGCAGGTGTCCGCTACGAACGCGGAGCGATCCGGGAAGCGCTGGAAGGCGTCGACCTGAAGCCGGTGTTCGGTCCGGTCGATCGGGAAGAGTGGCTTTCTCTTCTACTGTAA
- a CDS encoding RluA family pseudouridine synthase produces the protein MITRKVTPSESGKRLHRYLRTLMPNIPLGQIYKMIDQGKVRVNGKRKNQNYELAGGDEIVLHVEESAYKEASAGQKKPKFVGVSANIDVVFEDAELLIVNKPAGTLTHPDQAHQKDTLIGRVHAYLYRKGEMDSALFQPATANRLDRNTSGLVLVGKTAGMLHQLNQWIQKREMEKYYVTLVEGRLTGEGTIEGSLVRDEKSNRTIVVGSRGGPAPDEGRPGEKEATTRYKVLQTGKTHSLVEVELISGRTHQIRTHFQSIGHPLLGDIKYGGHALGSINHQLLHAWRMVLPDGREFRAPMPPLLRQTLDKVGLALN, from the coding sequence ATGATCACACGTAAAGTCACCCCTTCGGAGAGCGGCAAACGGCTTCACAGATACTTAAGGACCCTGATGCCCAACATCCCGCTTGGACAAATATACAAAATGATCGACCAAGGCAAAGTCCGCGTCAACGGCAAACGGAAAAACCAGAACTATGAGCTGGCCGGTGGCGATGAAATCGTTCTTCATGTGGAGGAGTCCGCTTACAAGGAGGCGAGCGCGGGACAGAAAAAACCGAAGTTCGTCGGCGTCAGCGCGAATATCGACGTGGTGTTCGAGGATGCCGAGCTGCTGATCGTCAACAAACCGGCAGGCACGCTGACCCATCCCGATCAAGCGCATCAGAAGGATACGCTGATCGGGCGGGTTCATGCTTACTTGTACCGCAAAGGCGAGATGGACAGCGCGCTGTTCCAGCCCGCGACGGCCAACCGGCTGGACCGCAACACCAGCGGGCTCGTACTCGTGGGCAAAACCGCCGGCATGCTGCATCAACTGAACCAGTGGATTCAAAAAAGGGAAATGGAGAAGTATTACGTCACTTTGGTGGAAGGCCGGCTCACCGGGGAGGGCACCATCGAAGGTTCGCTCGTCCGGGACGAGAAGAGCAATCGGACGATCGTCGTCGGTTCGAGAGGTGGTCCGGCACCAGACGAGGGACGTCCCGGTGAGAAAGAGGCGACGACCCGGTACAAAGTGCTGCAGACCGGCAAAACCCATTCGCTTGTGGAAGTCGAGTTGATCAGCGGCCGGACGCACCAGATCCGCACCCATTTTCAAAGCATCGGCCATCCTTTGCTCGGCGACATCAAATACGGCGGGCATGCGCTTGGCTCGATCAACCATCAGCTGCTCCACGCCTGGCGGATGGTGCTGCCGGACGGCCGGGAATTCCGCGCGCCGATGCCGCCGCTCCTTCGCCAGACGTTGGACAAGGTCGGCCTAGCATTAAATTAA
- a CDS encoding ABC transporter ATP-binding protein, whose amino-acid sequence MSEQGKANPGGRPGGPGGPGGPGGGPGRGPMPFGGGPGMMMMPGQKPKNFKGTFRRLAGYLKPYRWKLLAVLVTAIVSTVFSILSPKIMGRATTKLFEGMMGAGIDFHGIWLIILQLAGLYLVSSAFMYVMQFLMAGVAQKTVYLIRKEVSDKLNRLPLKFYDARTHGEIMSRVVNDVDNISNTLQQSLTQLITSVVTILGVIVMMLTISPLLTLILILTLPLSFLVIKGIAKRSQLYFKGQQKELGELNGHVEEMYTGHKIVKAFGREEKSIAKFTDINGRLYESGWRAQFISGIIMPLMNVINNIAYVLICVVGGILVTRSIINIGDIQAFIQYARQFSMPLAQTANIANVIQSTIASAERVFELLDETDEVPEALEAATISAPKGDVSIQGVSFGYSEDVRVIENMNIDVKQGQTVAIVGPTGAGKTTLVNLLMRFYEVNGGRITIDGTDIASMKRGHLRKLFGMVLQDTWLFNGTIRDNIAYGRAGATEEEIVGAAKAAFADHFIRTLPDGYDTVLNEEASNISQGQKQLLTIARAILADPAILILDEATSSVDTRTEVQIQKAMHRLMKGRTSFVIAHRLSTIRDADLILVMNKGNVIEQGTHAELMERGGFYADLYNSQFAEESPAVNAV is encoded by the coding sequence ATGAGCGAACAGGGCAAAGCGAATCCCGGCGGCAGACCGGGAGGCCCGGGAGGCCCGGGAGGCCCAGGCGGAGGGCCGGGCCGCGGTCCGATGCCGTTCGGCGGCGGCCCCGGCATGATGATGATGCCCGGCCAGAAGCCGAAAAACTTCAAAGGTACGTTCCGACGTCTCGCCGGTTACCTCAAACCGTACCGCTGGAAGCTGCTCGCCGTTCTCGTGACCGCAATCGTCAGCACGGTGTTCAGCATTCTCAGTCCCAAAATCATGGGACGGGCGACGACGAAGCTGTTCGAAGGCATGATGGGGGCGGGAATCGATTTCCACGGCATTTGGCTGATCATTCTTCAATTGGCAGGGCTGTACCTGGTCAGTTCCGCGTTCATGTACGTCATGCAGTTCCTGATGGCGGGAGTCGCCCAGAAAACGGTCTATCTGATCCGGAAAGAGGTCAGCGACAAGCTGAACCGGCTGCCGCTCAAGTTTTACGACGCCCGCACGCACGGCGAAATCATGAGCCGCGTCGTCAACGACGTGGACAATATCAGCAACACGCTGCAGCAAAGCCTGACGCAGCTGATCACGTCGGTCGTCACGATCCTCGGCGTCATCGTCATGATGCTGACGATCAGTCCGCTGCTGACGCTGATCCTCATTCTCACGCTGCCGCTCAGTTTCCTCGTCATCAAGGGCATCGCGAAACGCTCGCAGCTGTATTTTAAAGGCCAGCAAAAAGAACTCGGCGAGCTGAACGGCCACGTCGAGGAAATGTACACCGGCCACAAAATCGTCAAGGCGTTCGGCCGGGAAGAGAAGTCGATCGCCAAGTTCACGGACATCAACGGCCGGCTGTACGAATCCGGCTGGCGAGCCCAATTCATTTCGGGCATCATCATGCCGCTCATGAACGTGATCAACAACATCGCCTACGTGCTGATCTGCGTCGTCGGCGGCATTCTCGTCACGCGCAGCATCATCAATATCGGGGATATTCAGGCCTTCATCCAATATGCCCGGCAGTTTTCGATGCCGCTCGCCCAGACGGCCAATATCGCGAACGTGATCCAATCCACCATCGCATCGGCGGAACGGGTGTTCGAACTGCTGGACGAAACCGATGAGGTGCCGGAAGCTCTTGAAGCCGCCACGATCAGCGCGCCGAAGGGCGACGTCTCGATTCAGGGAGTCTCGTTCGGTTATTCGGAAGACGTGCGCGTCATCGAGAACATGAACATCGACGTCAAACAAGGGCAGACCGTCGCCATCGTCGGGCCGACCGGAGCGGGGAAGACGACGCTCGTCAATCTGCTCATGCGGTTTTACGAGGTGAACGGGGGCCGCATTACGATCGACGGAACCGACATCGCTTCGATGAAGCGGGGCCATCTCCGCAAGCTGTTCGGCATGGTGCTGCAGGATACGTGGCTGTTTAACGGGACGATCCGCGATAACATCGCGTACGGACGCGCCGGCGCGACGGAGGAAGAGATCGTGGGGGCGGCGAAAGCCGCGTTCGCGGACCATTTCATCCGCACGCTGCCGGACGGGTACGATACGGTGCTGAACGAGGAAGCCTCGAACATCTCGCAGGGCCAGAAGCAGCTGCTGACGATCGCGCGGGCCATTCTCGCGGATCCCGCCATCCTGATCCTCGACGAGGCGACGAGCAGCGTCGATACGCGGACGGAAGTTCAGATCCAGAAAGCGATGCACCGGTTGATGAAGGGGCGCACGAGCTTCGTCATCGCGCATCGGCTCTCGACGATCCGGGACGCCGATCTGATCCTCGTCATGAACAAAGGCAACGTCATCGAACAGGGCACGCACGCGGAGTTGATGGAGCGGGGCGGTTTCTACGCCGATCTGTACAACAGCCAGTTCGCGGAGGAAAGCCCGGCCGTCAACGCCGTATAA
- a CDS encoding kanamycin nucleotidyltransferase C-terminal domain-containing protein, with translation MQPYPVPTTREQKLAFARSVKDRLLSLHGDAILAIGIYGSLGRGTDGPYSDIELHVVTQDNVPIQGHEFILPPFKLELSSATVTEFREKARRIDDYWPIRSGSYVDVYPLHDPLSLFEEVKKIPLSVSDEAVKETMKQFMIWEPYETVAKIRTNRAEGNLGYLPTGATDLAWQTAKLIGLANRRYFSTRARTLTEAAAMASKPAGFSALATAVTAGELSDRERVYGLCEELWTGLNDWFSRLGISYMETELPF, from the coding sequence ATGCAGCCGTATCCCGTTCCCACCACGCGGGAGCAGAAGCTCGCGTTCGCCCGAAGCGTCAAGGACCGATTGCTGAGCTTGCATGGTGACGCGATTTTGGCGATCGGCATTTACGGGTCGCTGGGCAGAGGCACGGACGGCCCTTATTCGGACATCGAGTTGCACGTGGTGACGCAAGACAACGTACCTATCCAGGGGCATGAGTTCATTCTGCCGCCCTTCAAATTGGAACTGAGCTCCGCGACGGTGACGGAATTTAGGGAGAAAGCCCGGCGCATCGACGATTATTGGCCCATTCGCTCGGGATCGTACGTCGACGTGTATCCGCTTCACGATCCGTTATCCTTGTTCGAAGAGGTCAAAAAAATCCCCTTGTCGGTTTCGGACGAAGCCGTCAAAGAGACGATGAAGCAGTTCATGATTTGGGAGCCGTACGAGACGGTCGCGAAAATCCGGACGAACCGCGCGGAGGGCAACCTCGGCTACCTTCCGACGGGTGCGACGGACCTCGCCTGGCAGACGGCGAAATTGATCGGACTCGCCAACCGCCGTTATTTCTCGACGCGCGCCCGGACGTTAACAGAGGCTGCGGCCATGGCGTCGAAACCGGCAGGATTCTCGGCATTGGCTACGGCGGTTACGGCCGGTGAGCTGAGTGACCGTGAGCGCGTTTATGGACTCTGCGAGGAGCTGTGGACAGGGCTGAACGATTGGTTCTCCCGGCTCGGCATCTCTTATATGGAAACGGAGCTGCCCTTCTGA
- a CDS encoding response regulator transcription factor produces MRIPDIRVWIVEDDPDWLRGLSAYLGSQPDLNVVFRAENPAAVRDALAEGRADADVVLMDIMLHGVPVGIELAEEVAAQTGGRVIMLTSMEEKEFIFRSFQAGAIDYQIKADYESLPAAIRSAYARRASISPEAAERMREEFRRLKKLEREFEVRKMRDLITPAELQLLELVDRGYSQSQIADRLFVSIRTVKNHINHVLKKLNLPGSKEAANQAKEMGLFEPKDPGQDG; encoded by the coding sequence ATGCGGATTCCTGACATTCGTGTGTGGATCGTCGAGGACGATCCCGATTGGCTGCGGGGGTTGTCCGCTTATTTGGGCAGCCAGCCGGATTTGAACGTCGTCTTTCGCGCGGAGAACCCGGCGGCCGTCCGGGACGCGCTGGCCGAGGGCCGCGCCGATGCCGACGTGGTGCTGATGGATATCATGCTGCATGGCGTTCCAGTGGGCATCGAACTGGCGGAAGAAGTGGCTGCGCAAACCGGCGGCAGGGTCATCATGCTGACCTCGATGGAGGAGAAGGAGTTCATTTTCCGGTCTTTCCAGGCGGGCGCGATCGACTATCAAATCAAAGCCGATTACGAATCGCTGCCTGCGGCAATCCGCTCGGCATATGCCCGGCGGGCTTCGATCAGCCCGGAGGCCGCGGAACGCATGCGGGAGGAGTTCCGCAGGCTGAAGAAGCTGGAGCGGGAATTCGAGGTCCGCAAAATGCGGGATCTCATCACCCCGGCCGAATTGCAGCTCCTGGAGCTGGTCGACCGCGGATATTCGCAGTCCCAGATCGCAGACCGGTTGTTCGTTTCGATCCGTACCGTGAAGAACCATATCAACCACGTCCTCAAAAAACTCAACCTTCCCGGCTCCAAAGAAGCCGCGAATCAAGCGA
- a CDS encoding RbsD/FucU family protein produces the protein MLIGIPNILSPELLKVLMEMGHGDEIVLADGNFPAASHARRLVRCDGHRLPELLDAVLKLFPLDTYVDKPVALMEVVPGDPVKTPIWDRYAEIVRQRSGLSDPFEKVERFAFYERTKQAYAVVATGESAQYANLILKKGVIRETE, from the coding sequence ATGTTGATCGGGATTCCTAACATACTGTCCCCGGAGCTGCTGAAGGTGCTGATGGAGATGGGTCACGGGGACGAAATCGTGCTGGCGGACGGCAATTTTCCGGCGGCCAGCCATGCGCGGCGGCTCGTCCGGTGCGACGGGCACCGTCTGCCCGAGTTGCTCGACGCGGTGTTGAAGCTTTTTCCGCTGGACACTTATGTGGATAAGCCGGTCGCGTTGATGGAAGTCGTGCCGGGGGATCCGGTGAAAACGCCCATCTGGGACCGGTATGCGGAAATCGTGCGGCAGAGAAGCGGGCTATCGGATCCGTTCGAGAAGGTCGAGAGATTCGCGTTCTATGAGCGTACGAAGCAAGCTTACGCGGTCGTCGCGACCGGCGAAAGCGCGCAGTACGCCAACCTGATCTTGAAGAAAGGCGTGATTCGGGAAACGGAATAA